The following coding sequences lie in one Steroidobacter denitrificans genomic window:
- a CDS encoding acyl-CoA dehydrogenase family protein, whose amino-acid sequence MEFAYSDKVEALRSRVRNFMDEHIVPRIRQHHEETGKGIFPVSFMEDLKAHAKQEGLWNLFLPHLCDDEPGTRLTNLEYAPLAEIMGRVTWASEVFNCSAPDTGNMELLHMFATPEQRQRWLVPLLDGSIRSAYAMTEPDVASSDATNITTSIRADGDEYVINGRKWFISNAAHPNCQLFIVMGKTDPDAAPHAQQSMILVPRDTLGVEVIRNISVMNHISPEGHCEVVFRDVRVPTSNLLGEPGSGFALAQARLGPGRIHHCMRSIGAAELALELMIERVRERKTFGRYIYQHGVIADWIARSRLEIDQARLLVLKTAWMIDELGAKAAYKEIAMIKAAVPMMYATVCDRAMQAFGAMGISSDTPLADHWTLARCLRFADGPDEVHLRSVARMEMKVHREGLGLTAAYFTSPRRSDA is encoded by the coding sequence ATGGAATTCGCATATTCGGATAAAGTGGAAGCGCTGCGTTCGAGAGTGCGTAATTTCATGGATGAGCATATCGTACCGCGTATTCGCCAGCATCACGAAGAGACCGGCAAAGGTATCTTCCCTGTTTCGTTCATGGAGGATCTGAAGGCGCACGCGAAGCAAGAAGGTCTTTGGAATCTCTTTCTGCCGCATCTATGTGATGACGAGCCCGGCACTCGACTGACGAATCTGGAGTATGCGCCACTCGCGGAAATCATGGGACGCGTCACATGGGCGTCAGAAGTTTTCAATTGCAGCGCTCCGGATACGGGTAACATGGAATTACTGCATATGTTCGCAACCCCGGAGCAGCGCCAAAGATGGCTCGTCCCGCTCCTCGATGGCTCGATTCGATCAGCCTATGCGATGACCGAACCTGACGTGGCATCTTCGGATGCTACGAACATTACGACATCCATACGGGCCGATGGAGATGAATACGTCATCAACGGCCGTAAGTGGTTCATAAGCAATGCCGCCCATCCGAACTGTCAGCTTTTCATCGTCATGGGGAAGACAGACCCGGATGCTGCTCCCCATGCACAGCAAAGTATGATTCTTGTTCCGCGCGATACGCTGGGCGTGGAGGTGATTCGCAACATTTCGGTCATGAATCATATCTCGCCGGAGGGACACTGCGAGGTCGTGTTCCGGGATGTACGTGTGCCCACGTCGAACCTTCTTGGTGAGCCGGGCAGTGGATTCGCACTGGCGCAGGCCCGCCTCGGACCGGGACGCATCCATCACTGTATGCGTTCGATCGGTGCTGCGGAACTTGCATTAGAGCTTATGATCGAGCGTGTCCGGGAGCGCAAGACATTCGGTCGGTATATCTATCAGCATGGAGTAATTGCCGATTGGATTGCCCGTTCGCGCCTTGAGATCGATCAGGCACGGCTACTCGTGCTCAAGACCGCATGGATGATTGATGAACTGGGTGCGAAGGCGGCGTACAAGGAAATTGCGATGATAAAAGCAGCGGTTCCGATGATGTACGCCACGGTCTGCGATCGGGCAATGCAGGCGTTCGGTGCAATGGGAATCAGTTCCGATACCCCTCTTGCCGACCATTGGACATTGGCCCGCTGCCTGCGGTTTGCAGATGGACCGGACGAGGTGCATCTGCGCTCCGTCGCGCGTATGGAAATGAAAGTACACCGCGAAGGTCTAGGTTTGACGGCCGCATACTTCACCTCGCCCCGCCGGTCCGACGCGTGA
- a CDS encoding thiolase family protein: MSDVYIIGAGIHPFGRAEKSGLELGVHAARLALQDAEVEWKDMQFGYGGSHDAGNADAVIPRLGLTGAQFINVYTGCATGVSSLLSGYLAIKAGEFDLGLVVGFDKHPRGAFITRAADWGLPDWYGEAGFMLTTQYFGIKIRRYMDLYDISPSTLARVAEKAYINGSRADHAWRRSPVDLDTIGNSQMINDPLTKYMFCAPSDGGAAVVLASEKKARELGKRGVRVRAVTVRTRVRGSYEVYAPSIDIEPGPSATVLASQAAYELSGLGPEDVDLAQIQDTESGSEIMHMAENGFCEEGEQERMLLEGATRLEGRLPINTDGGCLACGEPIGASGLRQVYENYVQLMGRAGSRQVGKSPQIAYSQVYGAPGVGAVAILGG, encoded by the coding sequence ATGAGTGACGTATATATCATTGGTGCCGGGATACATCCTTTCGGGCGTGCAGAAAAATCCGGACTCGAATTGGGGGTTCATGCTGCACGGTTGGCTTTGCAGGATGCGGAAGTGGAATGGAAGGACATGCAGTTCGGATATGGCGGTTCACATGATGCTGGTAATGCCGATGCCGTCATTCCCAGACTTGGTCTGACCGGGGCTCAATTCATCAACGTTTATACAGGCTGTGCGACCGGAGTGTCATCACTGCTGTCTGGCTATCTGGCGATCAAGGCGGGAGAGTTCGATCTCGGATTGGTCGTTGGGTTCGATAAGCATCCGCGCGGAGCCTTCATCACCAGAGCCGCGGACTGGGGGCTTCCGGATTGGTATGGCGAGGCGGGATTCATGTTGACGACACAATATTTCGGCATCAAAATTCGTCGCTATATGGACCTGTATGACATCTCGCCAAGCACCTTGGCGCGTGTGGCTGAGAAAGCTTATATCAACGGGTCGCGAGCCGATCACGCTTGGCGCAGGTCGCCAGTCGATCTCGACACCATCGGGAATTCTCAGATGATCAACGATCCGCTGACGAAGTACATGTTCTGCGCTCCATCCGATGGGGGGGCTGCGGTCGTGCTGGCGAGTGAGAAAAAGGCCCGCGAACTCGGTAAACGTGGTGTGCGGGTGAGAGCAGTGACCGTCCGTACGCGGGTCAGGGGATCCTATGAGGTGTACGCGCCATCCATCGACATCGAACCGGGGCCATCCGCCACCGTGCTGGCATCGCAGGCTGCCTATGAACTCAGTGGTCTGGGTCCCGAGGATGTCGACCTCGCCCAGATCCAGGATACCGAGTCGGGCTCCGAAATCATGCATATGGCCGAAAACGGTTTCTGCGAGGAGGGCGAGCAGGAACGTATGTTATTAGAGGGGGCTACTCGATTGGAAGGGCGTCTTCCCATCAACACGGACGGCGGTTGCCTTGCGTGCGGTGAACCCATCGGCGCTTCGGGTCTACGTCAGGTCTACGAGAACTACGTACAGCTCATGGGACGAGCGGGCTCGCGGCAGGTCGGCAAGTCGCCACAGATCGCATATAGTCAGGTTTATGGTGCACCTGGCGTTGGCGCCGTTGCGATACTTGGCGGATAA
- a CDS encoding PP2C family protein-serine/threonine phosphatase — translation MISVTHRIESGGQNEDRILVERSDRRTIVAVCDGMGNGGRGAQAAELAISELERVWRGGGFIDWSRTLRRIDQLLKLQVQGGETTCVVAEISDTGSCRGASVGDSGAWMLPTGSPIRDLTINQVRARLGSGQAGPSQFKMQLMGRLLIASDGLLKYVRLTDIKTYAARGVEALIDSVRLKDGALQDDVAMILVEPCAPCTLNQA, via the coding sequence ATGATCTCAGTCACTCATCGCATCGAAAGCGGCGGACAGAATGAGGATCGAATATTGGTGGAGCGCAGCGACCGTCGTACCATAGTCGCAGTATGTGACGGGATGGGAAACGGCGGCCGTGGCGCGCAGGCGGCTGAGCTTGCGATCTCCGAGCTGGAACGTGTTTGGCGGGGCGGTGGTTTTATAGATTGGTCGCGCACGCTGCGCCGCATCGATCAGCTACTCAAGCTCCAGGTTCAGGGCGGCGAAACGACCTGTGTGGTGGCAGAGATTTCAGACACCGGTAGCTGCAGGGGAGCCAGTGTAGGCGATTCCGGCGCATGGATGCTTCCGACCGGCAGTCCGATTCGCGACTTGACGATAAACCAGGTTCGAGCACGTCTCGGCTCTGGCCAAGCGGGGCCCTCTCAATTCAAAATGCAGTTAATGGGCCGCCTACTGATAGCGTCCGATGGATTGCTGAAGTATGTTCGTTTGACTGATATCAAGACTTATGCCGCCCGCGGTGTAGAGGCTCTCATTGACAGCGTACGCCTCAAGGACGGCGCGTTACAGGACGACGTAGCCATGATTCTTGTCGAACCATGCGCGCCTTGCACGCTGAATCAAGCTTAG
- a CDS encoding winged helix-turn-helix transcriptional regulator: MMTNGNRTAGRSLIRAALDIVADYWTILLCRELYIGARQWSHFMAWLRVSPVTLSIRLKQIVKAGLVKTTSNSGSAGPTYELTQKGIDLFPFQMAIREWQLRWHPREDAFVTPWLHACGQPLRCYSVCHVCGVEPKEGTIRLVEREATLYDTKTSPRYRRLSSRTATDGRSKGLQPPRVVELWGDRCATIVIAALLRECHKFDELERWTQLSPATLAQRLRKLQIMGLVYMRLYQQKPDRFEYHLTPAGWDFMLPTLQLFRWAERWLAGGSRPFATHLECGQPLTADLLCKHCNGPVRLDNTHVDPRVLQISDRTDETDLGRSMSLV, encoded by the coding sequence ATGATGACCAATGGGAACCGCACAGCAGGACGCTCACTGATCCGCGCCGCGCTCGATATAGTTGCAGATTACTGGACGATTCTACTTTGCCGTGAACTCTATATCGGCGCGCGGCAGTGGTCGCATTTCATGGCTTGGCTGCGCGTGTCGCCGGTAACCCTCAGTATACGGCTCAAGCAGATAGTCAAGGCGGGATTGGTCAAGACGACCAGTAATAGTGGCAGCGCCGGCCCTACCTACGAATTGACTCAGAAGGGTATCGATCTCTTTCCGTTTCAGATGGCGATTCGAGAATGGCAATTGAGATGGCATCCGCGCGAAGACGCGTTCGTAACCCCATGGTTACATGCATGCGGTCAACCGCTGCGCTGCTACAGCGTATGTCACGTGTGCGGTGTGGAGCCGAAGGAAGGGACGATTCGCCTGGTCGAGCGTGAGGCGACGCTATATGACACCAAGACATCGCCGCGTTACCGGCGGCTGTCGAGCCGGACCGCCACGGACGGTCGTTCGAAGGGATTGCAACCACCCCGGGTGGTAGAGCTATGGGGTGATCGTTGCGCTACGATTGTGATCGCTGCTTTGCTGCGCGAATGTCATAAATTCGATGAACTCGAGCGCTGGACGCAGTTATCTCCCGCGACACTGGCGCAGCGACTCAGGAAGTTGCAGATCATGGGATTGGTTTATATGCGTCTATATCAACAGAAGCCGGATCGTTTCGAGTATCACCTGACCCCGGCAGGCTGGGATTTCATGCTGCCGACCCTGCAATTATTTCGCTGGGCGGAGCGATGGCTTGCCGGTGGTAGCCGACCGTTTGCGACACACCTGGAGTGCGGCCAACCGCTGACCGCCGATCTGCTGTGTAAACATTGCAATGGTCCTGTACGCCTTGACAACACGCACGTCGATCCACGAGTCCTGCAAATTTCGGATCGAACAGATGAAACGGATCTTGGCCGAAGCATGTCTCTGGTCTGA
- a CDS encoding Zn-ribbon domain-containing OB-fold protein: MDSGFVKGGAMKRRHIAPDLFEETSAGPRLVGGRNKTDGRVVFPLPGGSERELYERMLLGSKGTLWGWTVQRFRPGSPPYAGAGKDDFRPFVVGFLSIPDEVIVEGYIEAEPDTLRVGQPMELTTRVFSTNADGTEVTIYAFRPTI, translated from the coding sequence ATGGATAGTGGATTCGTCAAAGGCGGAGCTATGAAACGGCGTCATATCGCACCGGATCTATTTGAGGAGACATCTGCAGGACCACGCCTCGTAGGAGGGCGAAATAAGACTGATGGACGCGTCGTCTTCCCGCTGCCTGGCGGCTCGGAGCGGGAACTCTACGAGCGAATGCTTCTTGGTTCGAAAGGAACGCTTTGGGGATGGACGGTGCAGCGGTTTCGGCCCGGATCGCCACCCTATGCCGGCGCGGGTAAAGATGACTTCCGTCCGTTTGTCGTCGGATTCCTCTCGATTCCGGATGAAGTCATCGTCGAGGGCTATATTGAGGCTGAACCGGATACCCTTCGGGTCGGCCAACCTATGGAATTGACGACGCGGGTATTCTCGACGAATGCGGATGGGACCGAGGTCACGATTTATGCGTTCCGGCCCACGATCTGA
- a CDS encoding choice-of-anchor U domain-containing protein: MLHEFFQGFVSRYLRSLYVLPTVFAVAAPIEGLAATQCVNPEAPAPLEVCVEDSGAPGVWVDQPNGRWQQYYSGHSWGSLVWLDGLNTSMRFGSGYLGGTPWSTQSNTTTGTGAANDPYVITTIADLGATNVRFTQKISYVNGDRSIRKTWSFENTGETTFDDLRFFHGGDTYFGGQDSARSWYDSGNAMVYVTNSDFTNSGYMGFYPNPATPAARYFSGRYSTGRTQAMAGELSNTADSSFLDAGYVLQWNRATLAPGETWTFEGFETWSAPGELQVFSPADEYVLSGTTVHKTFKIQNLTEEGLTAGITVTASAGWTATLSEEATITLAALEVGEILVDVQVPAEAGAGASSDITVSTTGAIVTSAATRLSVLQTDYVISPTTLDFGIVPVGSTADLVVTMSNDASGLPVAIGRIAEANQLAAPYSIVADQCSATTLAAGEECAVTVRYTSTTTAATLDSFSWPILAPVITSQTISTRSSEIPSTHVVTASAESNGTITPATANIAHGERAVFTLTPAVGYSIAAVSGCAGTLSGTTYTTAAITGACSVSAGFSSTLPAFSPGVAQPLELETDALTTQLPQSLWPQATDYAGTKLEVTLLNPQPRYLPGEHVLTWRAVDQRGVESIVQQTLRVWPTVSLGKDVILGYRQGNSGSFKVVLNGPSPVYPYVVDYQVSGDAQHHDLADGSVRFEQGEVEKDVYFAIVGAPASDAPEQQIQVSLADDVNAGGRSSLTVTLTSANAAPAVHLHAFQDDETPAAFGRAGGVITVRADVRDPNSEDTHTVQWISPSGAVVTTLGEVLTLQPQSLAVGIHRFEAVVTDNGSPALASRGTIDLVLAEQAAVLPQGASAWLDNGLPDHPAYSLPMRNVVPERARELHYYLLEAEPGVQLRLGPLALLAAASQAEVQLDDSALVPPDTVGNVGGYFDFVVNELPKVGQSVSIVLPQRRVIPSQAVYRKYDPAAQHWFTFVENASNALASAPGAPGLCPSPNSDEFRAGLNAGDWCVRLTIEDGGPNDTDGQPNGAISDPGGVGATASVIVEGRGGGGSMHPLLVLLFAGMLVWRQRARILLIAGGIAGATGLVSAAASADDATPYWYGAAHLAQTQGGTGNAGLTATLQTQGYDVTATIDDRKRLAWRIRGGYQWTKFLGAELGYADLGNVESTIAGNVVDVQALLASTTATHPRSANGFEAALVARYPMGELFALTARAGGWRWDSSYRARNVAGEFRRHKRTGSDALYGMGVQIGPWAQWSAALDWTHYRLERERIDVLGGGLVYRFR, encoded by the coding sequence ATGCTCCATGAATTCTTCCAGGGATTCGTTTCCCGATACTTGCGTTCGCTTTATGTTCTGCCGACAGTCTTTGCGGTCGCGGCGCCCATTGAAGGGTTGGCGGCGACCCAATGCGTCAATCCGGAAGCTCCGGCCCCATTGGAGGTCTGCGTCGAGGATTCAGGCGCCCCGGGCGTATGGGTCGATCAGCCGAATGGACGGTGGCAGCAGTACTATAGCGGACACTCCTGGGGCTCGCTGGTCTGGCTGGACGGCCTCAATACCAGCATGCGCTTCGGCAGCGGCTATCTCGGCGGCACCCCCTGGAGCACGCAGTCCAATACGACGACCGGCACGGGCGCTGCGAACGACCCTTACGTGATCACGACCATCGCCGATCTCGGCGCAACCAATGTGCGCTTCACCCAGAAGATCTCCTATGTCAATGGCGATCGCAGCATCCGCAAGACTTGGTCGTTCGAGAACACCGGCGAGACGACCTTCGATGACCTGCGCTTCTTTCATGGCGGAGATACCTATTTCGGCGGTCAGGACTCCGCTCGCAGCTGGTATGACAGCGGCAATGCCATGGTGTATGTCACCAATTCTGATTTCACCAATTCCGGCTATATGGGGTTCTATCCCAACCCGGCAACGCCCGCGGCGCGCTATTTCAGCGGGCGCTACAGTACCGGAAGAACGCAGGCGATGGCAGGGGAGTTATCCAACACCGCAGACTCGAGTTTTCTGGATGCCGGCTATGTCCTGCAGTGGAATCGTGCCACTCTGGCTCCCGGCGAGACCTGGACATTCGAAGGCTTCGAGACCTGGTCCGCACCGGGTGAGCTGCAGGTCTTTTCACCAGCGGACGAATACGTGTTGTCCGGCACGACTGTGCACAAGACCTTCAAAATCCAGAACCTGACCGAGGAAGGCTTGACGGCGGGTATCACGGTTACGGCGTCCGCGGGTTGGACCGCCACCTTGTCCGAGGAGGCCACGATCACACTCGCCGCGCTCGAAGTCGGCGAGATTCTCGTGGATGTGCAGGTGCCTGCCGAGGCGGGCGCGGGTGCCTCCAGTGATATCACCGTGTCGACCACCGGCGCCATTGTCACCAGCGCCGCGACGCGCCTGAGCGTCTTGCAGACCGATTATGTGATTTCACCGACGACACTGGACTTTGGCATAGTCCCCGTGGGGAGTACTGCGGATCTCGTCGTCACGATGAGCAATGATGCATCGGGTCTGCCAGTTGCGATCGGCCGGATCGCCGAGGCGAATCAGCTCGCAGCGCCGTATTCCATCGTTGCGGATCAGTGTTCGGCAACGACACTGGCAGCCGGCGAGGAGTGCGCGGTCACCGTCCGATACACTTCCACGACGACGGCGGCGACGCTGGACAGTTTCAGCTGGCCGATACTCGCGCCGGTCATTACCTCCCAGACCATTTCGACACGCAGCAGCGAGATACCATCGACTCATGTCGTGACGGCCAGTGCCGAATCCAATGGCACCATCACGCCAGCCACTGCCAACATCGCTCACGGCGAGCGTGCCGTGTTCACTTTGACGCCCGCGGTGGGTTACAGCATCGCGGCGGTCAGCGGGTGCGCAGGCACGCTCAGCGGCACCACTTATACGACGGCGGCCATTACCGGCGCTTGTTCGGTATCCGCCGGCTTTTCTAGTACGCTGCCGGCGTTCAGTCCCGGCGTGGCGCAGCCGCTAGAACTGGAGACGGATGCACTGACGACGCAGCTGCCGCAGTCGCTGTGGCCGCAGGCCACCGATTATGCCGGCACGAAGCTGGAGGTCACCTTGCTGAACCCCCAGCCGCGCTACCTGCCAGGGGAGCATGTGCTGACATGGCGCGCGGTCGACCAACGCGGTGTCGAGTCCATTGTGCAGCAGACGCTGCGCGTCTGGCCGACGGTGTCGCTCGGCAAGGATGTCATCTTGGGATATCGGCAGGGTAATTCAGGATCATTCAAGGTGGTCCTGAACGGTCCGTCACCGGTGTATCCCTATGTCGTGGATTATCAGGTGAGCGGCGACGCCCAGCATCATGACCTGGCAGATGGCAGCGTGCGCTTCGAGCAGGGGGAGGTCGAAAAGGACGTCTACTTTGCCATCGTTGGTGCGCCGGCGTCGGATGCCCCCGAACAGCAGATCCAGGTGTCCCTGGCGGATGATGTGAACGCCGGTGGGCGCAGCTCGCTCACCGTCACCCTGACCTCTGCGAATGCGGCGCCGGCCGTCCACTTGCATGCCTTCCAGGATGATGAAACACCGGCGGCTTTCGGCCGGGCAGGCGGAGTCATCACGGTTCGAGCGGACGTTCGCGATCCGAACTCCGAGGACACGCACACCGTGCAATGGATATCCCCTTCCGGCGCCGTGGTGACCACGCTCGGAGAGGTACTGACGCTGCAGCCACAGAGCCTGGCGGTGGGCATCCATCGCTTCGAGGCAGTCGTGACCGACAATGGTTCGCCGGCGTTGGCATCGCGCGGCACGATCGACCTGGTGCTGGCGGAACAGGCGGCGGTGCTGCCCCAGGGCGCTTCGGCCTGGCTCGACAATGGGCTGCCCGATCATCCGGCCTATAGCCTGCCGATGAGGAACGTGGTACCGGAGCGCGCGCGCGAGCTGCACTACTATCTGCTGGAAGCCGAGCCGGGAGTGCAACTGAGACTGGGACCGTTGGCGCTGCTGGCGGCCGCCTCCCAGGCGGAAGTGCAGCTGGACGACTCCGCCCTGGTGCCGCCGGACACGGTGGGTAACGTCGGAGGATATTTCGACTTCGTGGTCAATGAGCTTCCCAAGGTGGGACAAAGCGTCAGCATCGTGCTGCCGCAGCGCCGCGTCATCCCGTCCCAGGCGGTGTATCGCAAGTATGACCCCGCAGCCCAGCATTGGTTTACGTTCGTCGAGAATGCCTCCAACGCGCTGGCCTCGGCGCCGGGTGCACCGGGCCTGTGCCCCTCACCGAACAGTGACGAGTTCCGCGCCGGCCTGAATGCGGGCGACTGGTGCGTACGACTGACAATCGAGGACGGCGGCCCGAACGATACCGATGGTCAGCCCAATGGCGCGATTTCCGATCCGGGCGGCGTCGGAGCGACGGCATCGGTGATCGTCGAAGGGCGTGGCGGCGGCGGCAGCATGCATCCGCTGCTGGTGCTGCTGTTCGCCGGGATGCTGGTCTGGCGGCAACGCGCTCGCATCCTGCTGATTGCCGGCGGCATCGCCGGCGCCACGGGGCTGGTCAGCGCAGCGGCGTCTGCCGACGATGCGACACCATATTGGTATGGCGCGGCACACCTGGCGCAGACGCAAGGCGGCACGGGCAATGCTGGATTGACCGCGACGCTGCAGACGCAAGGATACGACGTGACGGCCACGATCGATGATCGCAAGCGTCTGGCGTGGCGCATTCGAGGCGGCTACCAGTGGACGAAATTTCTTGGAGCGGAACTCGGCTATGCGGACCTGGGCAATGTGGAGTCCACGATCGCGGGCAATGTGGTGGACGTACAGGCATTGCTGGCCAGTACCACTGCAACGCATCCTCGTTCGGCGAACGGCTTCGAAGCTGCCTTGGTGGCCCGCTATCCCATGGGCGAGCTGTTCGCCCTGACCGCGCGCGCGGGTGGCTGGCGCTGGGATTCGAGCTATCGTGCCCGCAATGTCGCAGGAGAGTTTCGACGCCACAAGCGCACAGGATCGGATGCGCTCTATGGCATGGGTGTGCAGATCGGTCCATGGGCGCAATGGAGCGCCGCTCTCGACTGGACGCATTACCGGCTCGAGAGGGAGCGCATCGATGTGCTGGGCGGCGGACTGGTCTATCGATTCAGGTAG
- a CDS encoding phosphotransferase family protein — MTDGEPTSALGCEIDVSRLEAYLMEHRLEGFAGPIRLEKFAGGQSNPTYLLTAPSSKYVLRRQPFGPLLKSAHAVDREYRVLSVLRGTAVPVPYPYLLCTDTNVIGSMFYIMSFEPGSSYWNPALPELTPEQRRVVYSELIRVLAALHSLDVDQLGLGDWGRRTGYFERQLSVWTKQYRASETTKRGEMEALMEALAARMPPDDGQCSLIHGDYRLDNLIFDAQTLRAKALLDWELSTLGHPLADLAYFCATPRLRPDEHIPGLAGIDREQLGIPTEAQIVQQYSELRGIAQISHWDFYIAFSFFRMAAILQGVYKRALAGNASNAHALESGATVEVVAKAGLEAISR; from the coding sequence ATGACAGACGGAGAACCGACGAGCGCGCTTGGATGCGAAATCGATGTTTCGCGGCTGGAAGCGTATCTTATGGAACACCGCCTAGAGGGTTTTGCTGGACCGATCAGACTGGAAAAATTCGCTGGTGGGCAGTCGAATCCCACGTACCTGCTGACGGCTCCGAGTTCAAAGTACGTACTTCGGCGGCAGCCATTTGGGCCTTTGCTCAAGTCCGCTCATGCAGTTGATCGCGAGTATCGCGTACTGAGCGTGTTGCGGGGAACTGCCGTACCGGTTCCCTATCCTTACCTGTTGTGTACTGACACCAACGTCATCGGTAGCATGTTCTATATCATGAGCTTCGAGCCGGGATCGAGCTATTGGAATCCGGCGCTACCGGAACTGACACCGGAGCAGCGTAGAGTCGTCTATTCGGAGCTGATCCGCGTTCTCGCTGCCCTGCACAGTCTCGATGTGGATCAGCTTGGACTTGGCGATTGGGGGCGACGAACAGGTTACTTCGAGCGCCAATTATCGGTCTGGACCAAGCAGTATCGCGCATCGGAGACGACCAAGCGGGGCGAGATGGAAGCTTTGATGGAGGCGCTCGCTGCAAGAATGCCGCCTGACGATGGTCAGTGCAGCCTCATTCACGGTGATTACCGTCTCGATAACCTGATATTCGACGCCCAGACGCTACGCGCTAAAGCGTTGCTGGACTGGGAGCTGTCGACACTCGGCCATCCACTTGCCGATCTGGCCTACTTCTGTGCAACGCCTAGGCTGCGACCTGATGAGCATATTCCGGGTCTTGCTGGAATTGACCGCGAGCAACTCGGCATTCCGACCGAAGCGCAAATTGTTCAGCAGTACAGCGAGTTGCGTGGTATAGCTCAGATTTCTCACTGGGATTTCTATATTGCGTTCAGCTTCTTTCGAATGGCCGCCATCCTGCAAGGTGTCTACAAGCGCGCATTGGCGGGAAATGCTTCCAACGCGCACGCTCTGGAGAGCGGAGCGACGGTTGAGGTAGTTGCAAAGGCAGGACTCGAGGCGATAAGTCGATGA
- a CDS encoding UbiD family decarboxylase, which yields MINVTSVRSLVDELLAEDRIIRSNQEIDPRFEITGALKALEGGPAVLFENIKGYPGQRIFGNPFSTNERVCKLFGASDLKNLKHAGLSAFKSPVSAKEIGAAPSQEVVIRGEEVDVLSAMPIPTYTETDPGRILGGLVLLSGDDIGSCLSYKRLHFQGKDWASLAFIPGSHFEHWVLARRKAGQNLPLTINVSPPPAVMAVAAGGGIPSVIPAGSDELAMAGGLQGRGVNICRAKTIAAMALADAEWVIEGYVDTSARIAESELRARDPEAYAPFFPEWHGHEGEAEITYKFVATGITRRRDDPIFDVWLAHSLQLPNIVRLVNDGVLLEYLDRLSPGVITDVNALDSMKQLGLVIQVKKRFRRDDALVRNLILAAFSLSVQLRLVIVVDSDVDIYNADEIIWAMNTRLDAQSNMIVIPDPQHGRRVGGPLKPVARVGLDLTGPKAEQQHYWRGEYPAVDLRKWFTDAEISKAISEQGEYARLLAAKRV from the coding sequence ATGATTAATGTCACGAGCGTAAGATCGCTGGTCGACGAGCTGCTCGCCGAAGATCGGATCATCCGTAGCAACCAAGAGATCGATCCCAGGTTTGAGATCACCGGAGCTCTCAAGGCTCTTGAAGGCGGACCGGCCGTACTTTTCGAGAATATCAAGGGCTACCCTGGACAGCGTATCTTCGGTAATCCTTTTTCAACGAACGAACGTGTCTGTAAACTGTTCGGTGCATCAGACCTGAAAAATCTCAAACATGCCGGTCTGAGCGCATTCAAATCGCCGGTATCCGCAAAGGAGATAGGCGCTGCGCCCTCGCAGGAGGTGGTCATCCGCGGCGAGGAAGTTGACGTTCTCAGCGCAATGCCGATTCCTACGTACACGGAAACCGATCCCGGCAGAATCCTGGGAGGTCTGGTGCTGCTGTCGGGCGATGATATCGGCAGCTGTCTTTCGTATAAGCGCCTGCATTTCCAGGGAAAGGACTGGGCAAGCCTGGCATTCATCCCCGGTAGTCATTTCGAGCACTGGGTGTTGGCCCGCCGCAAAGCCGGGCAGAATCTGCCGCTGACGATCAACGTGTCGCCACCGCCGGCGGTAATGGCCGTTGCGGCCGGAGGAGGTATTCCTTCGGTTATTCCTGCCGGTAGCGACGAACTGGCGATGGCGGGTGGGCTTCAAGGTCGAGGGGTGAATATCTGTCGTGCCAAGACCATAGCTGCCATGGCTCTCGCGGATGCCGAGTGGGTTATCGAAGGTTATGTAGACACGAGTGCGCGCATTGCCGAAAGCGAGTTGCGTGCGAGGGATCCGGAGGCGTATGCACCTTTTTTTCCCGAGTGGCATGGACACGAGGGGGAGGCGGAGATCACCTATAAATTTGTAGCTACGGGTATTACGCGGCGGCGGGACGATCCGATCTTCGACGTATGGCTGGCTCATTCGCTGCAGCTGCCCAATATCGTACGGCTCGTGAACGATGGGGTGCTGCTGGAGTATCTCGATCGCTTGTCGCCAGGCGTGATCACGGATGTCAATGCGCTCGACAGTATGAAACAGCTGGGATTGGTCATTCAGGTCAAGAAGCGCTTTCGTCGGGATGATGCTCTCGTACGTAATCTGATTCTGGCTGCATTCTCGTTGAGCGTTCAACTTAGACTTGTAATCGTTGTCGACTCTGACGTCGATATCTATAATGCGGATGAAATAATTTGGGCGATGAATACTCGACTCGACGCGCAGAGTAACATGATCGTTATACCCGACCCGCAGCACGGACGCAGGGTAGGCGGACCTCTGAAGCCCGTTGCACGGGTCGGATTGGATCTTACCGGGCCGAAGGCAGAACAGCAGCACTATTGGCGGGGTGAATATCCAGCGGTGGACCTGCGCAAGTGGTTCACTGACGCAGAGATCTCCAAGGCGATATCTGAACAGGGAGAATATGCGAGGCTGCTGGCCGCTAAGCGTGTTTGA